GCCCGCCTCGACCTGGCGGTCGACGGCCACCGCAATGCCGTCGACGAACTCGACGCAGTGGCCGTCCCGGTCAGCGACACCAACCCCCACGGCAACGCCTTCCGACAGGCTCGCACCCGGCTCACCTCGGAACTCGACGCCCGCCGCACGGCGGACAATCTTCGCTCGCGTACGTGGCTGGTCAGCAACCCCGACAAGCAGAACCGACTGGGCGAGGACGTGTCCTACGCCCTCCACCCGGAGGGACAGCCGACCCTGCTGGCCGACCCGTCCAGCGTGATCGCCAAGCGCGGCGCCTTCGCCACTCGTCACCTGTGGGTCACGCAGTACGACCCCGCTCAGAAGTGGCCCGCCGGCGAGATCGTCAACCAGAGCCCCGGCGGTGACGGCCTGGAGTCGTTCGTCGCCGGTGACCGCCCGCTGGACGGCGAGGACGTGGTCCTGTGGCACACCTTCGGCCTCACCCACTTCCCACGCCCGGAGGACTGGCCGGTCATGCCCGTCGACTACACCGGCTTCAAGCTCAAGCCCGTCGGCTTCTTCGACCGCAATCCCGCACTCGACGCACCTCGCGGCACGACGTCGCACTGCCACGGATCGTAAGGCCATGACCGCATCCACAGGGCATGGGACCCTCCGCCGGGTGGCCGCGAGCCTGGCCGTGATCTCCGCCTTTGTCCACGCGGCCATGCTGCGCCAGCACGTCGACCGTTTCGCCGTCGTCCTGCTGGTGCTGGCACTGACCTGCCTCGGCTGTGCGGTCATGCTGTGGCGGTCGTCAGGACCAGGCGAATGGACGGCCATGGCGATGCTCAACGTCGTGATGCTGACGACCCATGTCCTGTGGCCGGCGGTCCAGCCCGGGATGGATCACACGAACCATCTCCAGAACCACTACCAGAGCGGCAGCCTCACACTGATGCACGCGGCTCTCGCCCTGGCCGTCGTGGAGACGCTCCTTGCCGTAGCCGGGCTCTTCGGTGCACTCCTCGGGGAGCAGCGGGAAATCACCGGGAAGGACGCGGCGTGCCCAGGCAGGGTCTACCGGTAAGTCCGGTTATTGGACGTCGTCTCAATGTGGCGTGCTCGATGTTCCGGCGTGGTGGGGACGCTGAGCGTCTGGTGCCGGATGAGTGGTGGGAACTGTTCGAGCGAGTGGTACCGCCCCGCTCCTCGTCTGTGCAGCATGAGGGTGCCGAGAGTCTGCTCGACCACCCACCGCTTCGGCTGCGGAGTGAACCCGCGTGCCCCGGGAAACGTTCGAGGACGAGAGCGAGACCCTGGCCCACTCCGATGCACAGCGTGGCCACACCCACCCCGCTGCCCCTGCGGGCGAGTTGGTGGGCGACGGTGCCGGCGAGCCGCGCCCCGGACGCACCCAGCGGATGCCCGAGGGCGATCGCACCGCCCTGCGGGTTGAGGATCGCCGGGTCGAACTCGGGCCACTCGGCCACGCAGCCGAGCACCTGGGCGGCGAAGGCCTCGTTCAGTTCCAGTACTGACAGGTCGTCAAACCCCTTGCCCGCCTTGGCGAGGGCCCGGTTTACGGCCTCGACGGGGGCGAGTCCGAAGTAGTGCGGGTCCAGGGCGTTGACGCCGGTCGCGGAGATCCGGGCCAGCGGCTCGCGACCGGTCGCGGCAAGGCCCTCGTCGTCGACGAGCAGCAGGGCGGCGGCCCCGTCGTTGAGAGGTGAGGCGTTGCCCGGGGTGACCGTGCCGGCGTCCTTGCGGAATGACGGCTTGAGCTTCGCCATCGCCTCCAGGGACGCGTCCGGCCGTACGCACTCGTCGGCGCCGAAGACGACCGGCTCGCCCTTGCGCCGCGGGACCGGCACCGGCACCGGCGCGAGTTCGGCGTCAAACGACCCCGCCGCCTTGCGGTGCGAGGCCAGCGCGAACTCGTCCTGCTGCTCACGGCTGATCTTGTGCTTCTCGGCGATCAGCTCGGCCGACTCGCCGAGCGGGATCGTCCACTGCGGGTCCATCCTCGGGTTGACCATGCGCCAGCCCAGCGTGGTCGAGTACAGCTCGGCGTGCCCGGCCGGGAACGGCTTGTCGGACTTGGGCAGCACATACGGCGCCCGCGTCATGGACTCCACGCCACCGGCCATGGCGATGGAGGCGCCCCCGAGAGCGATGGCCCGAGCCGCCTGGATCACGGCTTCGAAGCCGGAGGCGCACAGGCGGTTGACCGTCACGCCGGGCACGCTGTGACGGCCACTGTGATGGTCCTCGACGACCCCGAGGGCCTTGCCGCATGGCAGCCGGGCCGCCGCGAACTCCGCAGGGCTCCGTGGCACCCACTACCGAGTTCTGGCGGCGCCAGCGGATTCATCCGAGGAACGATGCGGCCGTCACACGGGCGGCAGGTTGAGCGGCGTGACCACCTGGATCGCCGAGGGCGGGGGCGGGCCGTCCTCCGGCAGTGCCTTGTGGGCGCGCATGATGGTCTGGCAGGCGCGGCGCACGTCCTGGCGCAGGTCGTGGTGGAGCACCGCAGAGAGGCGGCGCTCGCGCAGGAGACTGATGTTGTCGTGATCGAGATCGTGGGCGATGAAAACGGCACACGGCCTGCCCAGCGCGTCGAACGCGTCCAGCGTGGCAAAGTTGCCCCCTCCCATCGAGTAGACCGCGACGATGTCCTCGTCGCGCTTGAGCGCCTCGATCACCAGGTCGCGCTGGGTGGCGTCCAGACCGTCGCTGTCGGTGACCTCCACCAGGGAACGCCTGGGCTGCGCGAGGCGCATCTCGCTGCGGAATCCCATTTCGCGTTCCTCCTCGCCTCGGAAGGAGCCCCGGCTGATGGTGGTGAGCACATTGCCGGGGCGATCGCCGAGCCACTGTTCGAGAAGGTAGGCGGCGGTGGCGCCTGCCGCGCGGTTGTCGATGCCGACGTAGGCCAGGCGCGCGCTGTGGGGCAGGTCTGTCACCAAGGTGACAACAGGGATGCCGGCCGCGGCCAGTCGCCCTACGGCGGCGGCGACCTCAGGCACGTCGGGAGCCTTGAGGATCACGCCCTGCGTGCCACGCTTGGCGATCTTGTCGAGGATGCCGGTCATCTCGACGGGCGGGCAGGTCTCGCGGAAGTGGAAACGCGAGCGGACGACGGCGGGGTGCAGGGCAGGCAGTTCGGCCTCGAGCGCCTCGCGTACGGCGGCGGAGAACCGCTCCGGTGCCTGCATCACGATGTCGATCATGAAGGTGTGGCCCCCGATGCGGACCTGGGCCTGCTGACGGTCCAGGTCTTTGATCGCTTGATGCACTTCCCTGATCGTGCTTTCGGTGACGCTGCCCCGGCTGTTGAGGACCCGGTCGACCGTCGCGGTGCTCAGTCCGGCCTGCCGGGCGATTTCCCTGATGGGGTAGGGGTGGCGCATGACGGTTCCCTGAAGACGATGATGGACTTTTGATTTATTTCAGAGGATTGATTGATGGGCGTGATCCCTCAAGACTGGCAGAAATGAAGGCACCGCGAAAGGACCCCGCATGTCCCTCACCGCTGCGCGATCACGGACTTGGCTGACCGAGGACGACTGCGATCTCGACGGGTTCCGCTTGCTCGTCGAGCAGGACACCGACCCGGCCGATCATCCTTCGGCCGAGCGGGTCGAGCAGAATGTTCCCCTCTACGACAGCGACCGGCTCCGTAGCCTTACGGCCACCGCCGACGGTCGACGCGAGGTACAGACCGAGCTGATCCGGGCGCTCCTCGACGGACCCGGCATCGTGGTCCTCAAGGGCGTTTTCCCCGACGCGACGGTCGTGGACCGGGCTTCCGAGGCCTTCACCGCGCTGATTGAGGAGGAGCGCGCGGACGGGACCGCCCGCGGCGATCACTTCGCCAAGCCGGGCGCCAACGACCGAGTCTGGAACGCCCTGGACAAGGTGGCCGTACGGACCCCCGAGGTGTTCGCCGACTACTACGCCAACGACATGCTGGCGCTGATCTCCGAGGCCTGGCTGGGCCCTGCCTACCAGGTGACCTCCCAGGTCAACGTCGTCAACCCGGGCGGCGCCGCGCAAAGCGTGCACCGCGACTACCACCTCGGTTTCCTCACCCAGGAACGCGCCGCGGCCTATCCGGCGCATGTCCACCGCCTGTCGCCCGTGCTCACCCTCCAGGGCGCCGTCGCCCACTGCGACATGCCCGTCGAGTCCGGCCCGACGCTCTACCTGCCGCACTCGCAGAAGTACGAACCCGGCTACCTCGCCTGGCGACTCCCGCAGTTCGTCGAGTACTTCGACGCCCACCATGTCCAGCTCCCCTTGGCCAAGGGGGATGCGGCCTTCTTCAACCCCGCGCTCTTCCACGCTGCCGGACACAACCGCTCGGCCGACATCCGGCGCATGGCCAACCTGCTGCAGATCTCCTCCGCATTCGGCCGCGCCATGGAGACAGTGGACCGCGAGGCGATGGCGAACGCGCTCTTCCCGGTGCTGCTGCGCCGCAAGGCCGAGGGGGTTTCGCAGGACTGGCTTCGCCGCGTGGTCGCCGCCACTGCTGACGGCTACCCCTTCCCGACCAACCTGGACCTCGACCCCCCGGTCGGAGGTCTCGCACCGCCCTCCCAGGCTGACACCGTCTGGCAAGCCCTAACCGAGGGCTGGACCCACGACCGACTACGCCAGGAACTGCAGGCCGGCGCCGAGCGCCGCCGCGGCTGAAAGAGTCACAGCACTCATGGCACTTCTTCAGGACAAGATCGTTCTGGTGAACGGTGCCCAGCCAGGGCGTCGGGGCCGGCATCGTGCAGGCTGCTGTGAGGGAGGGCACGACCGTCGCCTTCACCGGCCGCCGGGTCGAGGTGGGCGAGAAGCTCGCTGCGGACACGGGTGCGCTTTTCGTGCAGGCGGACCTCGCCGATCCGGCGCAGGCAGGCGCCTCCGTCGCACGGACCGTGGACGCGCGTGGTCGCGTTGACTGCCTGGTCAACGCGGCCGGGCTGACGTCACGCGGCTCGCTCCTGGACACCACGCCGGAGCTGTTCGACCAGCACATGGCGATCAACCTGCGGGCGCCGTTCTTCGCGATGCAGGTAGCAGTGGCCGACATGAAGACCCGTCAAGCGCCGGGGACCATCGTCAACATCGGCTCCAACTGCGCCCATGGCGGACCGCCCTACTTGGCCCCCTACTCCGCGGCCAAGGCCGGGCTGGCCGGACTGACCCGCAACGCCGCCCACGCCCACCGCTGGGACCGCATCCGCGTCAACGGCCTCAACATCGGCTGGACGGACACCGAGGGCGAGGACGCGACCCAGCGAGCCTTCCACGACGCAGGTGACGACTGGCGGTGCACGATCCAGGCGAGGCCAGTTGCCACCGCACCGCGCCGACTCCGCTACACCCCTGCGCAGAGTGGATGACTCGGCACCGGAGCGGCCACTTCCGGTTTCCCCGCGTCCAGCCGGCGTCCAGAATCCAGTGCCCACCCAGCCGCAGGAGCCATGTACCGCAAGTTCAACCGCCGCGAACTGGAACATCCGCGCAGGTCAGCGGCATCCGCACTACCGACACCGACAACGAGGCCGAACTCACGAGCAGCGGATTCAGTCCGTCCAGGCAAAGTTGACGATCCGCCACCCAAAAATGAACGTTTCCGCAGGTCAGGACCATGCACAGGTGGGGCGGGTGGGACTCGAACCCACGGCCGACGGATTATGAGTCCTTTGAGGATCTTGGCGGTCCTTGTCGATCCATGCTCATTTTTGACGTCTTTGCAGATCAGGTGCGGTTATCCATGCGGGTGTCCCTCAGCCCTTGTCAGTCTGTTCCTGTCCTTGCGGCCTCAACTCGGCCTCAAAGAGGCCCGCGAGGAGGGGGCAATCTCGCCAGCCCAAGGACCGGAGTCGAACCTGCGCGCAACTGATTTCCCTTCCAACGCCTTGAGGCTCCGGTCCAAGTCGCCGGACCGGAGCCTCAACAGCTGAGCAAGCAGAACACGGGCTCAGCCAGCGTAAAGAGATATTCCCTGCAGAGACATCATCGCGGAAGCGCACCTCATCCGTGGTACAGCACGCGGACGGCGTACGCGTCGGCCGGAAGGGCGATCAGGTAGTCGCTGAAGTAGCGGCGCCGCTCGGCGTTGGCGACGTCCAGCCAGTGTCCGTCCAAAGTCAGCAGGGCGTTCGAGGGCAAGACTTCGTCCACGGCGTGCCGCACCAGAATGCCGAGGTCGTCGCCCAGGTTGGCGACCGGGTCGTCGCCCACGAGGTCCTCCAACTCCGGGGTGTCCAGGAGCGCCGCGATGGCCGGCTGTGTACGGAAGTCCTCCAACGCCTGGGCACTCGGATAGTTCTCGGGGTCAGCGAAGTGTCTGGCCCAGAATTCATTCGCGGAGCGGGCGGGCGGGTAGGCCTTGGCGAAATCCCGCCATGCTTCGAAGGCTCGGCGTGCTTCGGCGGCTGCCCGCGCACGCGGCGTTTCGAGGTCCAGCAGCGCGCGTGGCCCGCCGTCGCACAGTGAATGCGGCACGTTGCGCGGCTCTCCGGACAGGGCCTTGGCACCCCGGATGAGACGCGGGTCGTCCTCGTGCCCCGGGACGACCAGGAACTCGCAACCCCGACCGTCGATCTGCCAGTAGTCCCACCAGGTCTCGACATCCGGATCGCCAACCCCGACGTCCCGGTTGTAGTCGAACGGCGCCATCACCGCGGTGATGGCCTGGACGACGTCCCCCGGGTCGCACGGGGGAACGCACACCGTCACTCGCTCTTTTGCCATAGCTCTTTCCTCGGTCCGTTCACACTCATGCCATCGGCTGCGGATCGCAGGAAACGAGCCACCCGTCACAGCCCCGCTGCCATGAGCGTGTCGCGTCCCAGATCATGTACAGATCGCCGACGACGCCAAGACCGCCCATGAGCCTACCGGCTCTGCTTCCCCCGCCCGACCTGGGCTCGGACGGCACATCGGGCACGCTGGGAGCCCTCCCGGTGACCTCGCCGGGGGTGATTCGGATGGTCCCACCGTTGATGTTGCGGACCAGCGGCTGCACACGTTGCGTGTCGAAGGCGCCGTCCGGCCAGATCACGCGAACGTGCTTGTTGCCGACGAACTTGTCCCGGATCGCCTCCGCCTCGGCCTGGCTCTGCGCAACGTAGACGGCGTTCTGGGTCTGGCCCTTGCCGGTGGCGCTGGTGTTCATCTTGTTGGACACCGTTTTGGCGACGTTGTCCGCGTTGAACACCCTGGCGTTGCTCTCGTTGGCGTCCCAGGTGTCGACGGCCACGATCTTGCCGTTCTTCCAGGTGACCTTAATGAAGTCCGCCGTGGCGCCGGCCGCGACATGGTCGCCGTTGGGACCGTGCATCAATCCCTTCCTGGGCAGTACGCCATTTTCGTCCTGCCACAGGTACCGGGTGCCGCTGCCGTTCCTGGAACCGTCGTAGTACTTGCCGCCGTTGCGCAGGTCTTCGTTCATGTAGTCGAACGCGACCTTCTCCGAGGCGATATTCGACGGCCCGCCAAGTGTGTGCGGGACGCCACGCTCGTCGTAGATGACCTGGCGGCCGCTGACCGTGCGCTGGGTGAGTGCCCGGGTCTTCCTGATCTCGGTCGGGCGGCTCGCCGCGACGGGCACTCCCCCGCGGCACACCGCCGTGCCCTCCCAGCACTCGGCGACCTGCAGGCCGTCCGGGTCGCTCTTGGTGACCGGGTTGTTGTCGGCGTAGGCGTAGCCGTTGATCTGCAGGGGGTCGGACGGGTCGATGACCGGGTCGGCGGACAGGAAGCGGCCGGTCCACTGGTCGTACTCGCGGGCGCCGAGGTGAGTCAGGCCCGTGGCCGTGTCGTCGATGCCGGTGCGCAGGTAGGAGCGCCGGTCCGGCCAGCTGGAGGGCTGGGAGCCACGTGTCTCGCCGAAGGGCTTGACGAAGCGGCGGCTCACAGTCTGCGCGCTCGTCTCGTCGACCGAGGTGGTGGAGGTGCCTAGTGCTGTGACCGTGTTGGTTCGCCGGGTTGGTCTGGCTGCGGTGGTGAGGGGGCGTCCGCCCCAGCGGATGCCTTTCTCGCTGCGGATGCGGGCGCGTTCCTTGCGTTCGGCGGCCAGGACGTCGCGATGGCGGGCGTTGGCGTTGCGCCAGCGCAGGTAGGCGTGCAGGGCCCGGGTCTGCACGATGTGGTTGGGGTGGTGGGAGTTGGCGATGGTGAACTGCCTCAGCGGGCCGAAGTGGGCCTCGATGGGGTTTGCCCAGGAGGCGTAGGTCGGGGTGAAGCACAGCTCGACCTTGTTCTTCTTCGCCCAGCGGCGGATGT
This is a stretch of genomic DNA from Streptomyces sp. NBC_00285. It encodes these proteins:
- a CDS encoding phytanoyl-CoA dioxygenase family protein, whose amino-acid sequence is MSLTAARSRTWLTEDDCDLDGFRLLVEQDTDPADHPSAERVEQNVPLYDSDRLRSLTATADGRREVQTELIRALLDGPGIVVLKGVFPDATVVDRASEAFTALIEEERADGTARGDHFAKPGANDRVWNALDKVAVRTPEVFADYYANDMLALISEAWLGPAYQVTSQVNVVNPGGAAQSVHRDYHLGFLTQERAAAYPAHVHRLSPVLTLQGAVAHCDMPVESGPTLYLPHSQKYEPGYLAWRLPQFVEYFDAHHVQLPLAKGDAAFFNPALFHAAGHNRSADIRRMANLLQISSAFGRAMETVDREAMANALFPVLLRRKAEGVSQDWLRRVVAATADGYPFPTNLDLDPPVGGLAPPSQADTVWQALTEGWTHDRLRQELQAGAERRRG
- a CDS encoding RHS repeat-associated core domain-containing protein: MSRRFVKPFGETRGSQPSSWPDRRSYLRTGIDDTATGLTHLGAREYDQWTGRFLSADPVIDPSDPLQINGYAYADNNPVTKSDPDGLQVAECWEGTAVCRGGVPVAASRPTEIRKTRALTQRTVSGRQVIYDERGVPHTLGGPSNIASEKVAFDYMNEDLRNGGKYYDGSRNGSGTRYLWQDENGVLPRKGLMHGPNGDHVAAGATADFIKVTWKNGKIVAVDTWDANESNARVFNADNVAKTVSNKMNTSATGKGQTQNAVYVAQSQAEAEAIRDKFVGNKHVRVIWPDGAFDTQRVQPLVRNINGGTIRITPGEVTGRAPSVPDVPSEPRSGGGSRAGRLMGGLGVVGDLYMIWDATRSWQRGCDGWLVSCDPQPMA
- a CDS encoding LacI family DNA-binding transcriptional regulator, with amino-acid sequence MRHPYPIREIARQAGLSTATVDRVLNSRGSVTESTIREVHQAIKDLDRQQAQVRIGGHTFMIDIVMQAPERFSAAVREALEAELPALHPAVVRSRFHFRETCPPVEMTGILDKIAKRGTQGVILKAPDVPEVAAAVGRLAAAGIPVVTLVTDLPHSARLAYVGIDNRAAGATAAYLLEQWLGDRPGNVLTTISRGSFRGEEEREMGFRSEMRLAQPRRSLVEVTDSDGLDATQRDLVIEALKRDEDIVAVYSMGGGNFATLDAFDALGRPCAVFIAHDLDHDNISLLRERRLSAVLHHDLRQDVRRACQTIMRAHKALPEDGPPPPSAIQVVTPLNLPPV